From one Zhongshania sp. R06B22 genomic stretch:
- a CDS encoding multiheme c-type cytochrome, translated as MNKTKQLRLNHSAPWLGLCLLAMLCFKPGLLNAAEVSPNAGATNSTETSTEAMHLGVASCANSVCHGRAAAVEHGNVLQNEYRTWAKYDSHSRAYAILKNADSKRIAANMGIKDASTAAECLACHADTTPANLQGPKFHISDGIGCEVCHGGAENWIDSHYGANTSSAADNAIARHQANLKNGLSPTEDPAFAAKLCQSCHLGNTNQLATHEMMAAGHPRLRFELDTWLALMPPHHSDDADYHRRGKSSLATTRWLEGRMQAAQDSLTVLEQHSMPQGLFPELAVFDCHSCHRPMDTSVKRPLADRQLLPAGAIRINDNALRTIATLVSLRNETLGQELTLAIRQLNQSTVLSKQALQASSRKLMTLVEKARQSIDDSALNDSEQQAITIALLKQGASGEVRDYADAEQLFLGLQVLSFDTKNPKSGAKRYDEIFTVLSDENNYTPRRFKAAVQKTLKAATEN; from the coding sequence ATGAATAAAACTAAGCAGCTCAGGCTTAATCACAGCGCCCCGTGGCTAGGGCTTTGCTTACTTGCAATGCTTTGCTTTAAGCCAGGCTTGCTAAACGCGGCCGAGGTAAGCCCGAACGCCGGTGCAACTAACAGTACCGAGACTAGCACTGAGGCCATGCACTTGGGTGTAGCCAGTTGTGCAAACAGTGTATGTCACGGCCGAGCAGCGGCGGTTGAACACGGCAATGTATTACAGAATGAATATCGCACCTGGGCGAAGTACGATAGTCACTCACGCGCCTATGCCATTTTGAAAAACGCCGACTCAAAACGCATCGCCGCCAATATGGGCATTAAAGACGCGAGCACGGCGGCGGAATGTTTAGCCTGCCACGCCGACACCACGCCAGCCAACTTGCAGGGCCCTAAGTTCCATATCTCGGATGGTATTGGCTGCGAAGTCTGTCACGGTGGCGCAGAAAACTGGATAGACTCCCATTACGGCGCTAATACCAGCTCAGCTGCAGACAATGCCATCGCTAGGCATCAAGCAAATTTAAAGAATGGCTTATCGCCAACCGAAGACCCTGCCTTTGCAGCCAAGTTATGTCAATCATGCCACCTTGGTAATACCAATCAACTCGCCACTCATGAAATGATGGCCGCTGGCCATCCTCGCCTACGATTTGAATTAGACACATGGCTGGCACTAATGCCACCCCACCATAGCGACGATGCTGACTATCATCGCCGGGGAAAAAGTAGCTTGGCCACCACCCGCTGGCTAGAGGGCCGCATGCAGGCGGCGCAGGATTCACTCACGGTACTAGAACAACACAGCATGCCACAGGGGCTATTTCCGGAATTGGCGGTATTCGACTGCCACTCCTGTCACCGCCCCATGGATACCAGCGTAAAACGCCCCCTTGCGGACAGGCAATTACTACCTGCAGGTGCAATTCGTATTAATGACAATGCGCTGCGTACGATTGCCACCTTGGTTTCGCTACGAAATGAAACCTTAGGACAGGAACTAACACTTGCGATTCGGCAGCTAAACCAATCAACCGTCCTCAGCAAACAAGCACTGCAAGCAAGCAGCCGTAAACTCATGACCTTAGTAGAAAAAGCGAGACAAAGCATTGATGATTCAGCTCTCAACGACAGTGAGCAACAGGCCATCACCATCGCTCTATTGAAGCAGGGTGCAAGTGGCGAGGTTCGAGACTACGCTGATGCAGAACAACTTTTCTTAGGATTACAAGTTCTCAGTTTTGACACAAAGAATCCGAAAAGCGGCGCGAAGCGCTATGATGAAATCTTTACAGTTCTTAGCGATGAAAATAATTACACTCCACGTCGATTCAAAGCAGCAGTTCAAAAAACGCTAAAAGCTGCCACGGAGAACTAA
- a CDS encoding PP2C family protein-serine/threonine phosphatase yields MISILGKSNIAQRATNEDRFVADSNWGIALVADGMGGPAAGEIAASIVANQVTDLLDQGTPLAAAVYSAHQEVLRAVEDGRGKIGMGSTVVVAHFSGHHFELAWIGDSRAYLWNGELRQISRDHSQVEAMMSRGEISYSEATSHPNKNIITRAIGHGKFNEHDIPLIKGALFHGEKLLLCSDGLYDAVAACDIARVMNSAISSEQQLDQLLAIALANNGADNITAVLVDSDVIPQENEIIPTLPLVAIARIDGFTEHFTA; encoded by the coding sequence ATGATTAGCATTTTAGGCAAAAGTAATATCGCTCAACGCGCGACCAACGAGGATCGTTTCGTCGCCGACAGCAATTGGGGAATAGCACTGGTTGCCGATGGTATGGGTGGACCCGCAGCGGGTGAAATTGCCGCCAGTATCGTCGCCAACCAAGTGACAGACCTACTAGACCAGGGAACTCCGCTCGCGGCTGCTGTGTATAGCGCGCATCAAGAAGTATTGCGCGCAGTAGAAGACGGACGTGGAAAAATCGGCATGGGCTCTACTGTCGTAGTAGCACACTTTAGTGGCCACCATTTTGAACTGGCATGGATTGGCGACAGTCGCGCCTATTTGTGGAATGGTGAACTACGTCAAATTAGCCGCGATCATTCGCAAGTTGAAGCCATGATGAGTCGCGGTGAAATAAGCTATAGCGAAGCCACAAGCCACCCCAATAAAAATATCATTACCCGTGCTATAGGCCATGGTAAATTTAACGAGCACGATATTCCTCTTATTAAAGGCGCGCTCTTTCACGGAGAAAAATTATTACTTTGCAGTGACGGTTTATATGATGCCGTAGCTGCCTGCGACATTGCGCGAGTAATGAACTCCGCGATTTCAAGTGAGCAGCAGCTCGACCAGTTGCTGGCAATTGCCCTGGCAAATAACGGCGCAGACAACATCACCGCGGTACTGGTTGATAGTGATGTGATACCTCAAGAAAATGAGATCATACCGACACTACCGCTGGTGGCCATCGCGCGCATCGACGGTTTCACCGAACATTTCACAGCCTAA
- a CDS encoding polysaccharide biosynthesis protein: MENLKSRGAAALILRVLLSAPGLVKFSLVVSLDALTLFASAWLALYVRLGNAGAPLQKYGLVCLIVPLVGVMVLAAFGAYRSVIRYFCADDAWVIAKAVSFSVLAWVTICLVLQLSLPRSLILIQWLLAMPLMLGLRFAMRLLLRELSPFGYSAKRKNARNVIIYGAGSVGVQLVHSLASDAKMRAIAFVDDDATLHGRSLNGFRVYSFDSLEGLIKEREVDDVLLAMSAISPQHKKFLLEKLSLLPVRVRVLPSFAELTDGRVSPDDIRDIDITDLLGRTVVPPNAALLGANIENKVVMVTGAGGSIGSELCRQIFRQGPAVVVLFELSEYNLYAIERELIASKIEKYDSVRIIPILGNVQSRDHLEQVMRSYSVDTVYHAAAYKHVPMVEHNVVSSLRNNIFGTLNAAQASLDSGVKHFVLVSTDKAVRPTNVMGASKRFAEMILQGLADREFSSSTHFTIVRFGNVLGSSGSVVPLFKEQIEKGGPVTITDPDITRYFMTIPEAASLVLQAGFMGQSGDVFVLDMGSPIRILDLALQMIKLAGSSPYNADDGSGDIKVVFTGLRPGEKLFEELLVGDGVVSTDHPMIMSARERHLSWAEVEDALWQMEVLLRSGDVAKLRELLMRFVTDYQPQGDIVDLLLEDIAEPIASASMPSSKLNYYGVAI, translated from the coding sequence TTGGAAAACCTTAAAAGTAGGGGGGCTGCCGCCCTTATATTGCGCGTATTGCTGTCTGCTCCCGGCCTGGTTAAATTTTCTTTGGTAGTCTCCCTTGATGCACTGACACTATTCGCCTCGGCTTGGCTCGCGCTCTACGTTCGCCTTGGGAATGCAGGTGCACCACTTCAGAAGTATGGATTGGTCTGTCTTATCGTTCCTTTGGTGGGCGTCATGGTCTTAGCCGCATTTGGCGCTTATCGCTCGGTGATTCGGTACTTTTGTGCTGACGATGCGTGGGTGATAGCTAAAGCGGTTAGCTTCTCTGTTCTGGCATGGGTGACAATTTGTTTAGTGTTACAGCTTAGTTTACCTCGCTCTTTGATTTTGATTCAATGGCTTTTGGCTATGCCGCTGATGCTGGGTTTGCGTTTTGCAATGCGCCTTCTTCTGCGGGAGCTGTCTCCCTTTGGGTATAGCGCTAAGCGAAAAAATGCTCGTAATGTAATTATTTACGGTGCTGGTTCAGTCGGGGTGCAGTTAGTACATTCTCTGGCTAGTGACGCGAAAATGCGTGCTATTGCATTTGTCGACGATGACGCCACGTTGCATGGCCGTAGTTTAAACGGCTTTAGGGTGTACTCTTTTGATAGCCTTGAGGGTTTGATAAAGGAGAGAGAAGTTGATGATGTTTTACTCGCGATGTCTGCTATTTCACCTCAACATAAAAAGTTCTTGTTAGAAAAATTAAGTCTACTACCCGTTAGGGTGCGTGTATTGCCGAGTTTCGCAGAATTAACCGATGGCCGGGTATCGCCTGACGATATTAGAGATATTGATATCACTGATTTGCTGGGCCGCACCGTGGTTCCACCAAATGCAGCGCTACTCGGTGCTAATATTGAAAATAAGGTTGTGATGGTAACGGGTGCTGGTGGCTCCATTGGTAGTGAACTTTGCCGTCAAATCTTTAGGCAGGGGCCTGCTGTCGTTGTTTTGTTTGAACTGTCTGAATATAACTTATACGCCATCGAGCGAGAGCTTATAGCGAGTAAAATAGAAAAGTATGATTCTGTTCGCATTATCCCGATATTGGGTAACGTCCAGAGTCGGGATCATCTTGAGCAGGTCATGAGATCTTATTCCGTGGATACCGTCTATCACGCTGCAGCATATAAACACGTTCCTATGGTGGAGCATAATGTGGTGTCTAGCCTAAGGAATAATATATTTGGTACCTTAAATGCTGCTCAGGCTAGCTTAGATAGTGGTGTTAAACATTTCGTATTAGTATCGACCGATAAAGCTGTGCGCCCTACTAACGTTATGGGGGCCAGTAAGCGGTTTGCTGAAATGATTTTGCAAGGACTCGCTGATCGTGAATTCAGCTCATCTACTCACTTTACTATTGTTCGATTCGGTAATGTGCTTGGTTCATCTGGCTCTGTTGTTCCTTTATTCAAGGAACAGATAGAAAAAGGTGGGCCCGTTACAATCACCGATCCAGACATAACCCGCTATTTTATGACTATTCCTGAGGCGGCAAGCTTGGTGCTGCAAGCAGGTTTTATGGGACAGAGTGGCGACGTCTTTGTATTAGATATGGGTTCGCCTATACGTATTTTAGATTTGGCGTTGCAAATGATTAAGCTTGCGGGCTCTTCGCCTTATAACGCGGACGATGGTTCTGGGGATATTAAGGTGGTTTTTACTGGTTTAAGACCAGGTGAAAAACTTTTTGAAGAACTTTTGGTTGGCGATGGCGTTGTTAGCACCGATCACCCGATGATTATGAGCGCGAGGGAGCGCCATTTAAGTTGGGCTGAGGTGGAAGATGCCCTTTGGCAAATGGAGGTTCTGTTGCGTAGCGGTGATGTGGCAAAGCTGCGGGAGCTATTGATGCGATTTGTCACGGACTACCAGCCCCAGGGTGATATTGTGGATTTGCTGCTGGAGGATATTGCTGAACCCATAGCTAGTGCAAGTATGCCATCGAGCAAGCTTAATTATTATGGTGTCGCGATTTAA
- a CDS encoding FAD-dependent oxidoreductase: MSLENQNYPHLLAPLDLGFTSLKNRVVMGSMHTGLEDRFWQFPKLAAYFAERAKGGVGLMITGGYSPNRSGWLYPGASTFNSRLDVHNHRKVTKAVHQAGGKICLQILHAGRYSYHPLSKTASTSKAPINPFKARALSTRGVASTVKDFARTAQLAQKAGYDGVEIMGSEGYLINQFLAPATNKRKDRYGGSPENRRRFAVEIVSAARKKVGPNFIIIFRLSMLDLVPDGCTREEIVDLAREIEAAGATLINTGIGWHEARVPTIVTSVPRAAFSEATAAVKRVVNIPVIASNRINMPDIAEHILASGQADMVSMARPMLADAEWVNKAASNRSDEINTCIACNQACLDHTFQLKRASCLVNPRACHETELVFKPAAKAKRIAVIGAGPAGLSCATAAADCGHEVYLFDQADKIGGQFNLAKTIPGKEEFGETLRYFDKKIERSGVNLRLNHRVEKAELISGGYDDIIVATGVSPRALSIPGIDHPKVVSYIDVLKGNVTIGKRVALIGAGGIGFDVAEYLAHDHSTELPQSLASWSAEWGIDQNSAERGGLVAGKPQPSQREIFLLQRKTTALGKDLGKTSGWVHRATLKNKGVNMLAGCSYDRIDEQGLLISQDGKQRLLEVDHIVICAGQEPLRELYNSESEQGAKPAQRYHLIGGANIASELDAKRAIREGAELAASL, from the coding sequence ATGAGCCTAGAAAACCAAAATTATCCCCATCTCCTTGCCCCCCTCGATCTAGGCTTTACTAGCCTTAAAAATCGGGTAGTCATGGGCTCCATGCACACCGGTCTAGAAGATCGCTTTTGGCAGTTCCCCAAACTCGCGGCGTATTTCGCGGAGCGGGCTAAGGGTGGCGTTGGCCTGATGATCACAGGTGGATACAGTCCAAACCGCAGCGGCTGGCTTTATCCCGGCGCCAGTACCTTTAATTCGCGCTTAGATGTTCACAATCACCGCAAGGTCACCAAGGCGGTACACCAAGCTGGTGGGAAAATCTGTCTACAAATACTTCACGCTGGTCGATATTCCTATCATCCACTGTCCAAAACCGCCTCAACTAGCAAAGCGCCAATCAACCCTTTTAAGGCCCGCGCCTTAAGCACCCGTGGCGTAGCCAGCACAGTGAAAGATTTTGCACGCACCGCGCAACTGGCCCAAAAAGCGGGTTACGACGGTGTCGAGATCATGGGTAGTGAAGGGTATTTAATTAATCAATTTTTGGCACCAGCCACCAATAAACGCAAAGATCGCTATGGCGGCAGCCCTGAAAATCGACGCCGCTTTGCTGTTGAAATCGTGAGTGCTGCGCGTAAAAAAGTCGGCCCTAATTTTATTATTATTTTCCGTTTATCAATGCTCGATTTAGTGCCCGACGGCTGCACTCGCGAAGAGATAGTAGACCTAGCCCGCGAGATTGAAGCCGCTGGCGCCACCTTGATTAACACCGGCATTGGCTGGCATGAAGCGCGCGTCCCCACTATTGTCACCTCGGTGCCTCGCGCCGCATTTAGCGAAGCCACAGCCGCCGTAAAGCGGGTGGTCAACATTCCCGTTATCGCCTCAAACCGTATTAATATGCCGGATATCGCCGAGCACATTTTAGCTAGCGGCCAGGCCGATATGGTGTCGATGGCCAGACCCATGCTGGCCGATGCAGAATGGGTAAATAAAGCTGCTAGCAATCGTAGCGACGAAATTAATACCTGCATCGCCTGCAACCAAGCTTGCTTAGATCATACTTTCCAATTAAAACGCGCCAGCTGCCTGGTAAACCCGCGCGCCTGCCACGAGACTGAACTGGTGTTTAAGCCCGCAGCTAAGGCCAAGAGAATTGCGGTCATCGGCGCTGGCCCTGCAGGGCTGTCCTGCGCCACCGCGGCGGCAGACTGCGGCCACGAAGTTTATTTATTCGATCAAGCAGACAAGATCGGCGGCCAATTTAATTTAGCCAAAACCATTCCTGGCAAAGAGGAATTTGGCGAAACCCTGCGCTACTTCGACAAAAAGATTGAACGCTCAGGAGTAAATCTCAGACTGAATCATCGCGTGGAGAAAGCCGAACTTATCAGCGGCGGCTACGACGATATCATCGTTGCTACCGGTGTTAGCCCACGCGCGCTGAGTATTCCCGGTATCGATCACCCCAAAGTGGTTTCCTACATCGACGTATTAAAAGGCAATGTCACCATCGGCAAGCGGGTCGCCCTCATCGGCGCCGGCGGCATCGGCTTTGACGTGGCAGAATATCTCGCCCACGACCACAGCACCGAGCTCCCCCAAAGCCTCGCCAGCTGGTCTGCCGAATGGGGAATAGATCAAAACAGCGCTGAACGCGGCGGCCTGGTAGCGGGCAAGCCCCAGCCCTCACAGCGAGAGATCTTCTTACTTCAGCGCAAAACCACCGCGCTTGGCAAAGACTTGGGCAAGACCTCCGGCTGGGTACACCGCGCCACCCTCAAGAACAAAGGCGTCAATATGCTCGCTGGCTGCAGCTACGACCGCATAGACGAGCAAGGACTACTCATCAGCCAAGACGGAAAGCAGCGCTTATTAGAGGTCGACCACATTGTTATCTGTGCGGGGCAGGAACCACTTAGAGAGCTTTACAATTCTGAGTCCGAGCAAGGCGCTAAACCAGCCCAGCGCTACCATCTCATCGGTGGCGCTAATATCGCCTCAGAGCTAGATGCCAAACGCGCTATACGTGAGGGCGCTGAGTTAGCAGCGAGTCTTTAA
- a CDS encoding DegT/DnrJ/EryC1/StrS family aminotransferase, with protein sequence MSLPSFSSWPCFTPEEAEAVSKTLLSNKVNYWTGVEGRDFEREFAAYCGVEHAVVVANGTVALDLAFVGLGIGLGDEVIVSPRTFLASASAIVNAGAKPIFADVDLESQNITADTVAPLITERTKAILCVHLAGWPCDMDPIMELAERHGLYVVEDCAQAHGARYKGRSVGSIGHVGCWSFCQDKIMTTGGEGGMVTTSDKDLWSRMWSYKDHGKSWEAVYEREHAPGFRWLHDSFGTNWRMTEMQAAVGRIQLVRMPSWHEARKVNALAILGAARATDLFRVPNVPADIEHGWYKCYAFIQVEKLGLSWNRDRVIAEINDHGVPCFSGSCSEVYLERCFVDAGLSPSERLPSAKHLGESSVMFLVHPSLTSEEIQKTCEVVATVAELACK encoded by the coding sequence ATGAGTCTGCCAAGTTTTTCATCCTGGCCATGTTTTACTCCAGAAGAGGCCGAGGCCGTTTCAAAAACCCTTTTGTCTAATAAAGTCAATTATTGGACAGGAGTGGAAGGTAGAGATTTTGAGCGTGAATTTGCTGCTTATTGTGGTGTGGAGCATGCGGTAGTTGTAGCGAATGGAACCGTTGCTTTGGATCTTGCTTTTGTTGGGCTCGGCATCGGTCTAGGCGACGAGGTTATTGTGTCACCACGAACTTTCCTTGCCTCAGCATCGGCTATCGTTAATGCAGGCGCTAAACCTATTTTTGCTGACGTTGATTTAGAGTCGCAGAATATCACTGCAGACACGGTGGCGCCGTTAATCACAGAAAGAACCAAGGCAATACTTTGTGTTCATCTGGCTGGCTGGCCTTGTGATATGGATCCAATCATGGAATTGGCGGAAAGGCATGGGCTTTATGTCGTTGAGGATTGCGCGCAAGCGCACGGCGCGAGGTACAAAGGTCGTTCAGTTGGATCCATAGGGCATGTTGGATGTTGGTCGTTCTGTCAGGATAAAATCATGACAACCGGTGGTGAGGGCGGCATGGTCACCACCAGTGACAAAGATTTATGGTCTCGTATGTGGAGCTATAAAGATCACGGAAAAAGCTGGGAGGCTGTCTATGAGCGAGAGCACGCACCAGGTTTCCGTTGGCTGCATGACTCCTTCGGCACTAACTGGCGCATGACAGAGATGCAGGCGGCGGTTGGTCGAATACAACTTGTTCGCATGCCCAGTTGGCACGAGGCACGTAAAGTAAATGCTCTGGCAATATTGGGTGCTGCGCGAGCGACAGATTTATTTCGGGTGCCTAATGTCCCGGCTGACATCGAGCATGGGTGGTATAAATGCTACGCATTTATTCAGGTTGAGAAGCTGGGGTTAAGTTGGAACCGAGATCGAGTGATTGCGGAGATTAACGATCACGGTGTTCCCTGTTTTTCCGGTTCGTGCTCTGAGGTCTATTTGGAGCGGTGCTTTGTTGATGCAGGGTTATCTCCCTCTGAGCGCTTGCCTAGTGCAAAGCATTTGGGGGAGAGCAGTGTAATGTTTTTGGTTCATCCTAGCTTGACGTCGGAGGAGATTCAGAAGACCTGCGAGGTGGTTGCTACGGTGGCGGAATTAGCCTGCAAGTAA
- a CDS encoding FHA domain-containing protein, whose protein sequence is MASFKLHDTASAIDYLITATETSIGRSPESDIRLLSSSVSRNHGVLKIKDDNLSFEDFGSSNGTYVNTIKVVGETALKNGDALQVGDFELKVLLETDDDATTFNSDDDATQIGAYSPPEIAQTSPAAAPATTAAEADIPAMWSENAGLEQASGTIFFSEDAASEASKNYRDGNLNIAPIGDTPRLIGLNLSIQGVIYQLDTGVTSVWKIGRDQQHVDLWVSESSVSGLHAQLINEGQRWKVVNWMSTNGTFVNELKGLSTYLKNGDIIRMGIAEFAFELPAESQKSAPKSTVESPKKKGFFARLFGK, encoded by the coding sequence ATGGCAAGCTTTAAACTACACGACACTGCCAGCGCCATTGACTATTTAATAACGGCGACAGAAACGTCGATTGGCCGCAGTCCAGAAAGTGACATTCGGCTGCTTAGCTCGAGTGTGTCTCGAAATCATGGCGTCCTAAAAATCAAAGACGACAATTTGAGCTTTGAAGACTTCGGCTCAAGTAACGGTACATACGTTAACACCATCAAAGTAGTGGGCGAGACGGCACTTAAAAACGGTGATGCTCTGCAGGTTGGGGACTTTGAATTAAAGGTTCTCCTAGAGACAGATGACGACGCAACCACCTTTAATAGCGACGATGACGCCACTCAAATTGGGGCCTACAGTCCACCGGAAATTGCACAGACGTCACCAGCAGCTGCGCCGGCTACGACCGCAGCGGAAGCAGACATCCCCGCAATGTGGTCGGAGAACGCCGGACTTGAGCAAGCATCTGGCACGATCTTTTTCTCTGAAGACGCCGCCTCTGAAGCGAGTAAAAACTACCGCGATGGCAATTTAAATATTGCGCCAATAGGCGATACACCTCGTTTGATTGGCTTAAACCTCAGTATTCAAGGCGTCATCTATCAACTGGATACCGGCGTCACCAGTGTCTGGAAAATCGGTCGAGATCAACAACATGTCGATCTCTGGGTCTCTGAGTCAAGCGTCTCCGGGCTGCACGCCCAGTTAATTAACGAGGGACAGCGCTGGAAAGTCGTCAACTGGATGTCTACCAACGGCACCTTTGTTAACGAACTAAAGGGCTTATCCACCTACCTTAAAAATGGCGACATTATTCGTATGGGCATTGCCGAATTTGCCTTCGAGCTCCCGGCAGAGTCGCAAAAATCAGCGCCGAAGAGCACGGTAGAAAGTCCGAAGAAGAAAGGATTTTTTGCGCGCTTGTTTGGTAAATAG
- a CDS encoding Sec-independent protein translocase subunit TatA, translating into MGLGGIGIWQLLVVLAIIAMVFGTKRLKGIGGDLGGAIKGFKDSLQDNSDKAGSPTIHDSISAEISESTATDKK; encoded by the coding sequence ATGGGATTAGGTGGAATCGGAATTTGGCAGCTACTTGTCGTACTCGCCATCATCGCAATGGTATTTGGAACAAAACGGCTAAAAGGAATTGGCGGCGACCTCGGCGGTGCAATAAAGGGATTCAAAGACAGCCTGCAGGATAACAGCGACAAAGCCGGCTCCCCGACAATACACGACAGTATCAGCGCAGAGATAAGTGAAAGCACAGCAACAGACAAGAAATAG
- a CDS encoding O-antigen ligase family protein: MDTQISYRRKSHQDLQIAICCALIWIPLPLGSNRPWSTGLVIAIISAIGFVWAIRRWKQATKNSAALTKAKPAILALVTAQLLVAVQYFGGLSLAPSETFNHLLLGSAYTLLFVLVLDLFTTRKSINLLLGTVVISGTFQAFYGSTMALSGLEWSFFATKEYMQGLATGTFVNRNHLAGYLEITAACGIGLLLALRDHRTLSLKSIIDWISGPKALIRIALAIMVIGLVMTRSRMGNVAFVASMIFTGGILAIGIPKLRLKLLVILTSLLIIDFLIVTQYFGLDELQARLANTQFDDKIIAGEVLAKQNVIRDDVIGYASVLLKKHALSGSGAGSFEVIFPSVAGPNITRHFTHAHNDYMQFAIEYGVLGAAIFMCFFLFTFYHGIRALLLTNSSYRSGIGFACVMGMTAIAIHSFADFNLQIPANAATFTVLSTLGLLARFHTRQD, from the coding sequence GTGGACACCCAAATCAGCTATCGCCGAAAATCACATCAAGATTTACAGATTGCCATCTGTTGCGCACTAATCTGGATTCCACTCCCCCTAGGTAGTAATAGGCCGTGGTCAACGGGGTTAGTCATAGCGATCATTTCAGCAATTGGTTTTGTCTGGGCAATCCGTAGATGGAAGCAAGCTACCAAAAACTCTGCCGCACTCACAAAAGCGAAGCCGGCAATACTAGCCCTCGTTACCGCGCAACTATTAGTGGCCGTGCAGTATTTTGGTGGATTAAGCCTTGCCCCAAGCGAGACGTTTAATCACCTACTGCTAGGATCGGCGTATACGCTTCTTTTTGTCCTCGTTCTCGATTTATTTACTACGCGTAAGTCGATCAATTTATTACTGGGCACAGTTGTTATCAGCGGCACTTTTCAAGCATTTTATGGCTCTACCATGGCGCTATCAGGCTTAGAATGGAGTTTTTTCGCTACAAAAGAATACATGCAGGGACTTGCCACTGGAACGTTTGTGAACCGCAACCATCTTGCCGGTTATCTGGAGATTACCGCAGCGTGTGGTATCGGCCTACTCCTAGCACTTCGCGACCACCGCACACTTTCACTAAAATCTATAATTGATTGGATATCAGGCCCGAAAGCACTCATTCGTATTGCGCTTGCGATCATGGTTATTGGACTGGTCATGACCCGATCTCGTATGGGTAATGTCGCTTTCGTAGCATCTATGATCTTTACCGGCGGGATTTTAGCAATAGGGATTCCCAAACTTCGCCTGAAGTTACTTGTTATTCTAACAAGCCTACTCATAATTGATTTTCTTATCGTGACCCAGTACTTCGGTCTTGACGAATTACAAGCGCGTCTAGCAAATACCCAATTTGACGACAAAATCATCGCGGGCGAAGTGCTAGCCAAACAAAATGTGATTCGCGACGACGTCATCGGCTACGCCAGTGTATTGTTAAAAAAACACGCACTAAGCGGCAGTGGAGCTGGTAGCTTTGAAGTGATTTTCCCCTCAGTTGCGGGGCCAAATATTACCCGCCATTTCACCCATGCACATAACGATTACATGCAATTCGCCATTGAGTATGGAGTGCTTGGCGCAGCAATTTTTATGTGCTTTTTCCTATTTACTTTTTACCACGGAATCCGAGCCCTGCTGCTAACTAACTCTAGCTACCGGAGCGGGATAGGTTTCGCTTGCGTGATGGGCATGACCGCGATTGCGATACATTCATTTGCGGACTTTAACCTGCAGATTCCTGCCAACGCAGCAACATTTACCGTGCTCTCTACACTGGGGCTGCTAGCTAGGTTCCACACTCGCCAAGACTAG
- a CDS encoding NeuD/PglB/VioB family sugar acetyltransferase, protein MKEIVIIGFGGFGREVAVLAKDCGYSVLGFLDDKATSHDDGGGVILGSIDQWGEFPNVKFVVAIGNPRTRKLVVDRMSRLGSPSFATLIHPSVIMSSSVRVGVGSVVCANCVFTVDIYVGEHTILNINVVTGHDVVIGSFVTAAHLVGISGNVVVEAGVELGASSVIRQGITLKRGAMLGMGAVLTKDAEENNVYVGSPAKVLKDLSEFPADF, encoded by the coding sequence ATGAAAGAGATAGTAATTATTGGATTTGGTGGATTTGGTCGAGAGGTAGCCGTGCTAGCTAAGGATTGTGGGTATAGCGTGCTTGGTTTTCTCGATGATAAGGCAACGAGTCACGATGACGGAGGAGGAGTAATATTGGGATCTATTGATCAATGGGGCGAGTTTCCTAACGTGAAATTTGTCGTTGCGATTGGAAATCCACGCACACGTAAGTTAGTTGTCGATCGAATGTCCCGTCTTGGTTCCCCGTCGTTTGCTACGTTGATTCATCCAAGTGTCATTATGTCGTCTTCCGTAAGGGTTGGGGTGGGGTCGGTTGTTTGTGCTAATTGTGTATTTACAGTTGATATTTATGTTGGTGAACATACGATACTTAATATAAATGTAGTGACTGGCCATGATGTTGTTATCGGCTCGTTTGTTACGGCTGCGCATTTGGTGGGTATTTCCGGTAATGTTGTAGTTGAAGCTGGTGTTGAGCTGGGTGCTAGCTCAGTAATTCGCCAAGGAATAACATTGAAGAGAGGCGCAATGCTAGGTATGGGGGCAGTTCTTACCAAGGATGCTGAGGAGAATAATGTTTATGTTGGTTCTCCAGCTAAAGTATTAAAAGACCTGTCAGAGTTCCCTGCCGATTTCTAG